The Virgibacillus dokdonensis genome includes a window with the following:
- the yqeK gene encoding bis(5'-nucleosyl)-tetraphosphatase (symmetrical) YqeK yields MDIELAKEKVKPHLTKERYEHSLRVAETAKMLADRSGEDVRKLELAGVLHDYAKYRPQEELARWIKSSTLPKDLLAFHHELWHGPVGALLIEKELGIKDKVIQGAIRYHTTGAANMNKFEMIIFLADYIEPGRSFPGVNEVRKVAENNLQQACWMALSNTIHFLVGKGATVYPDTFYAYNYLTRLGYGGIV; encoded by the coding sequence ATGGACATTGAATTAGCGAAAGAGAAAGTAAAACCCCACTTAACAAAAGAACGATATGAACATTCCTTACGAGTTGCTGAAACAGCTAAAATGTTAGCGGATCGATCTGGTGAAGATGTACGTAAGTTGGAGTTAGCAGGTGTATTGCATGATTATGCAAAGTACCGCCCTCAAGAAGAATTAGCACGCTGGATTAAGTCATCTACATTACCGAAAGATTTGCTTGCATTTCATCATGAGCTTTGGCATGGACCAGTTGGTGCACTTTTAATTGAAAAAGAGCTTGGCATAAAGGATAAAGTAATACAAGGAGCCATAAGGTATCATACTACTGGAGCGGCAAATATGAACAAGTTTGAAATGATTATTTTTTTAGCGGATTACATAGAACCAGGAAGAAGCTTTCCAGGAGTGAATGAAGTGAGGAAAGTAGCAGAAAATAATCTACAACAAGCATGCTGGATGGCCTTATCCAATACAATTCATTTTCTAGTTGGAAAAGGAGCTACAGTATATCCAGATACATTTTATGCGTATAATTACTTAACGAGATTGGGTTATGGAGGTATTGTTTAA
- a CDS encoding YqeG family HAD IIIA-type phosphatase codes for MLKKFLPNEHVKSIFEIHPESLKEKGIKGIITDLDNTLVAWDVKEATSEVVEWFKLMKEHGISVTIISNNNRERVSVFSEPLDTPFVFSARKPLSKAFKTTAKKMNLKEEEIAVIGDQVLTDVLGGNMAGFYTILVVPIVQSDGKITRINRKIERRILAYMRKKGKISWEE; via the coding sequence GTGTTAAAAAAGTTTTTACCGAATGAGCATGTGAAAAGTATATTTGAGATTCATCCTGAATCATTGAAGGAAAAAGGGATAAAAGGTATTATTACTGATTTAGATAATACTTTGGTTGCTTGGGACGTTAAGGAAGCTACTTCTGAAGTGGTAGAATGGTTTAAGTTAATGAAAGAGCATGGCATTAGCGTAACCATAATTTCCAACAATAATCGAGAGCGAGTGAGTGTGTTTTCTGAGCCGCTCGATACCCCTTTTGTATTCAGTGCTCGCAAACCATTAAGCAAGGCGTTTAAAACAACAGCTAAAAAAATGAATTTAAAGGAAGAAGAAATTGCCGTTATCGGGGATCAGGTTTTAACGGATGTACTCGGAGGAAATATGGCTGGTTTTTATACAATTTTAGTCGTCCCCATTGTGCAATCAGACGGAAAGATAACAAGAATTAATCGTAAAATAGAGCGCCGTATTCTTGCATATATGCGAAAAAAGGGGAAAATAAGCTGGGAGGAATAA
- a CDS encoding Na+/H+ antiporter subunit D, with amino-acid sequence MSNLVILPIIIPMIAAIVLIFFNKNVRISRALTKLFSIISLATAGYITWYVLEHGTIILQTGDWMAPYGIVLVMDGLAVILVLTTNVISTACAFYAPYAGLEKREQFYFYPFFFFLITGVSGAFITGDLFNLFVFFEVLLMASYGLIVLGGGKVQLRESLKYLLINLFSSMLFVTTVALLYAVVGTVNMAQIAERVQEVEQQGIITTIGILLFFVFATKAALFPLYYWLPKSYIVPNPVISALFGALLTKVGVYSILRVFSLIFVYQTDLTHEMFIWIAGLSMIFGIIGALSTSNIKLIIAYNIIPAIGFILLGIGVLNESGISGSIYYLINDMIIKTALFLLVGIIAYVAGTSDLRKMGGLIHYYPSLGWLLFLSAAVLAGLPPFSGFIGKLLLLKGAFEEGEIAIVIVGLLTSLLILYSVVKIFINGFWGDKETMGTIVKKPINGLMAPVVALLTISVLLGVGAELFYPSIESIAAYLLDPEIYIDSVLKE; translated from the coding sequence ATGAGTAATTTAGTAATACTACCAATTATCATCCCAATGATAGCAGCTATCGTTCTTATCTTTTTCAATAAAAATGTTCGCATATCAAGAGCACTAACGAAGCTGTTTTCAATCATTAGTTTAGCAACAGCTGGCTATATTACTTGGTACGTACTTGAACATGGCACAATTATATTGCAAACAGGAGACTGGATGGCTCCTTATGGAATTGTTTTAGTCATGGATGGCTTAGCTGTCATATTAGTTTTAACAACGAATGTAATTAGTACTGCCTGTGCATTCTACGCTCCCTATGCTGGTTTGGAAAAAAGAGAACAATTTTATTTCTATCCATTTTTCTTTTTTCTCATTACTGGTGTGTCTGGGGCATTTATAACGGGTGATTTATTTAACCTATTTGTATTCTTTGAAGTGTTATTAATGGCTTCTTACGGTTTAATTGTATTAGGAGGCGGAAAAGTTCAATTACGAGAATCGCTGAAATACCTGTTAATTAACTTATTTTCATCGATGTTATTTGTTACCACTGTTGCACTTTTATATGCCGTTGTTGGAACAGTGAATATGGCACAAATTGCCGAACGCGTACAAGAAGTGGAACAGCAAGGTATCATTACAACGATTGGGATATTACTGTTTTTTGTTTTTGCTACGAAAGCAGCGTTATTCCCACTTTATTACTGGCTACCAAAGTCATACATCGTACCGAATCCTGTTATATCGGCTTTATTCGGCGCGTTGTTAACAAAAGTTGGGGTTTACTCTATCTTACGAGTATTTTCACTTATTTTTGTTTATCAAACAGATTTAACCCATGAAATGTTTATTTGGATAGCTGGTCTATCGATGATTTTTGGCATCATTGGTGCATTGTCGACTTCAAATATTAAATTGATTATCGCTTATAACATTATTCCTGCCATTGGATTTATCCTTCTAGGAATTGGGGTTTTGAACGAATCTGGAATTAGTGGCTCCATATACTATCTTATTAACGATATGATCATTAAAACTGCACTATTTTTACTAGTAGGTATCATAGCCTATGTAGCTGGAACATCCGATTTACGCAAAATGGGCGGGCTTATTCATTACTATCCTTCTTTAGGTTGGCTATTGTTTTTATCTGCTGCCGTATTAGCAGGTCTCCCACCTTTTAGCGGGTTTATCGGCAAATTGTTATTACTGAAGGGTGCCTTTGAAGAAGGAGAAATCGCTATCGTTATTGTCGGTTTGCTAACGAGTCTGCTCATCCTTTATTCCGTTGTAAAAATATTTATTAACGGATTTTGGGGAGATAAAGAAACAATGGGTACTATTGTAAAGAAGCCTATTAACGGCTTAATGGCTCCCGTTGTCGCTTTATTAACGATATCTGTATTGCTAGGAGTTGGAGCAGAATTGTTTTATCCGAGTATTGAGTCAATAGCTGCTTATTTACTTGATCCGGAAATTTATATTGATTCTGTGCTAAAGGAGTAA
- a CDS encoding sporulation histidine kinase inhibitor Sda, translating to MEHLSDELLLESYITANDLNLSPDFLLLIEEEIHRRHLSHKIKDTKSG from the coding sequence ATGGAACATTTGTCGGATGAATTATTACTCGAATCATATATTACAGCAAATGATTTAAATTTAAGCCCTGATTTTCTCTTGCTAATTGAAGAAGAGATTCATAGAAGACATTTGTCACATAAAATAAAAGATACAAAATCAGGTTAA
- the aroE gene encoding shikimate dehydrogenase, producing the protein MAYMFGLIGYPIKHSQSPWIHEQFMKTTGVEGDYCIYEVTPEDSFEAFMGQLQSSSVDGFNITVPYKEKIISYLDDIDPVALKIGAVNTVVNRNGKWIGYNTDGKGYVRSLNSKFPNLLQKATKRALILGAGGAAKGIFAALEEVGFKRIDIANRTKEKAVMICGRHKHQSQAYSFEDVEQRLHDYDIVIQTTSVGMKPHVDQSVLSDDTNFSPVPIYSDIVYQPIRTNFLQKAEQSGAQIHYGHTMLLYQAQYAFELWTGRKPNIGQMDEELKQILKGR; encoded by the coding sequence GTGGCATACATGTTTGGGTTAATTGGTTATCCTATTAAACACTCGCAATCGCCATGGATTCATGAGCAATTTATGAAAACAACGGGAGTGGAAGGGGATTACTGTATCTATGAAGTAACTCCAGAAGATTCTTTTGAGGCATTTATGGGACAGCTTCAATCGTCTAGTGTAGACGGTTTTAATATAACAGTACCATACAAGGAGAAAATTATCTCTTATTTAGATGATATTGATCCTGTAGCTTTAAAAATTGGAGCAGTCAATACGGTGGTGAATAGGAATGGTAAGTGGATTGGTTATAATACGGACGGCAAGGGGTATGTTCGTTCTTTAAATTCCAAGTTTCCTAACTTATTGCAAAAAGCCACTAAACGAGCGCTTATTCTTGGTGCTGGTGGTGCTGCTAAAGGGATTTTTGCAGCGCTTGAAGAGGTGGGTTTTAAAAGAATAGATATAGCTAATCGAACGAAAGAAAAAGCGGTAATGATTTGTGGGCGACACAAACATCAGTCACAAGCATATTCCTTTGAGGATGTGGAACAGCGTTTGCATGACTATGATATTGTCATTCAAACAACTTCTGTAGGAATGAAACCGCATGTTGATCAATCTGTTTTATCAGATGATACAAACTTTTCGCCTGTACCAATTTACAGTGATATCGTATATCAACCGATCAGAACGAATTTTTTACAGAAAGCAGAACAAAGTGGTGCACAAATTCACTATGGACACACAATGCTTCTCTACCAAGCGCAATATGCTTTTGAATTATGGACAGGTCGAAAACCAAATATAGGGCAAATGGATGAAGAATTAAAACAGATTTTGAAAGGAAGATAA
- a CDS encoding nicotinate-nucleotide adenylyltransferase, with translation MKRIGLLGGTFDPPHIGHLIIAEEVRFALDLEEVWFIPSYTPPHKSNVKTKPEHRLKMIRLAIQGNPYFKVDTIELDRTGKSYTIDTIKELRKRHSDKKFYFIIGGDMVEYLPNWYQIEELKNLVTFVGVKRSNFSTESAFPVFIVDIPLIEISSTVLRKRCLEGTSVQYWLPHSVHQYIKEHHLYGH, from the coding sequence ATGAAACGCATAGGATTATTAGGAGGTACATTTGATCCACCTCATATTGGTCATTTAATCATTGCAGAAGAGGTGCGCTTCGCTTTAGATTTAGAGGAGGTTTGGTTTATCCCTTCTTATACGCCACCTCATAAAAGCAATGTAAAAACGAAGCCAGAACATCGACTGAAAATGATTAGACTTGCTATACAAGGCAATCCTTATTTTAAAGTGGATACAATTGAGTTAGACCGGACTGGGAAATCTTATACCATTGATACGATAAAAGAGCTAAGAAAACGCCACTCTGATAAGAAATTTTATTTTATTATTGGTGGAGATATGGTTGAATATTTACCTAATTGGTATCAAATAGAGGAATTAAAAAATCTGGTAACTTTTGTTGGAGTTAAACGCTCTAATTTTTCAACCGAAAGTGCGTTTCCTGTTTTTATCGTAGATATTCCTTTAATAGAAATTTCTTCAACTGTTCTACGTAAAAGGTGTTTAGAAGGAACTTCCGTACAATATTGGTTGCCACATTCTGTTCATCAGTATATAAAGGAGCATCATTTATATGGACATTGA
- the yhbY gene encoding ribosome assembly RNA-binding protein YhbY: protein MLTGKQKRFLRARANQIKPIFQVGKTGVNENMVTQITDALEKRELLKVSILQNCLEDKTVVSEQLAEGTGAEVVQIIGNNIVLYKESTENKHIVLP, encoded by the coding sequence ATGCTAACTGGAAAACAGAAACGATTCTTACGAGCAAGAGCAAATCAAATAAAACCTATTTTTCAGGTTGGTAAGACAGGCGTAAATGAAAATATGGTTACACAAATTACAGATGCTTTAGAAAAAAGGGAACTATTGAAAGTAAGTATTTTACAAAACTGTTTAGAGGACAAAACAGTTGTTTCTGAACAATTAGCGGAAGGAACAGGTGCTGAGGTTGTGCAAATTATTGGAAATAATATTGTCCTTTATAAAGAGTCAACAGAAAACAAGCACATTGTATTACCATAA
- the yqeH gene encoding ribosome biogenesis GTPase YqeH, producing METIYCQGCGIRIQTTEKNQPGYTPASSLIKENILCQRCFRLKHYNEIQDVAITDADFFKMVSSIRDTSGLVVHVVDIFDVAGSLIKALPRIVGNKSILLVGNKIDLLPKSVNTRKLLQWLRAQAKQVGVNVADACLISSAKGHGISELAETMEQYRNGDNVYIVGTTNVGKSTFINRLIKESTGYRDVITTSYFPGTTLGFIEIPLDNHSALIDTPGIVNKEQIAHYISGKDLKLITPNKEIKPRVYQLNDGQTLFFGGLARLDFIKGDKQSFVCYFSNQVSIHRTKLEKADELFENHLGELLTPPSMESIDQIPPMISDTFRIDPGKYDIVFPGLGWVSILGDGATVTAHRPKGVAVSIRQSFN from the coding sequence ATGGAAACAATATATTGTCAAGGTTGTGGTATACGCATTCAAACAACAGAAAAGAACCAACCAGGGTACACTCCTGCCTCATCCTTGATAAAGGAAAATATTCTATGTCAAAGGTGCTTTCGTTTAAAGCACTATAATGAAATTCAAGATGTTGCAATTACCGATGCTGATTTTTTTAAAATGGTAAGTTCTATTAGGGATACATCTGGGTTAGTAGTACATGTGGTCGATATCTTTGATGTGGCTGGAAGTTTAATTAAAGCTTTACCGAGAATAGTTGGAAATAAATCCATTTTGTTAGTAGGTAATAAAATCGATTTGCTTCCTAAATCAGTTAATACAAGGAAGTTACTACAGTGGTTACGCGCGCAAGCTAAACAAGTGGGGGTAAATGTAGCCGATGCTTGTTTAATCTCCTCAGCAAAAGGGCACGGGATAAGTGAACTTGCAGAGACAATGGAGCAATATAGAAATGGTGATAACGTTTATATTGTGGGCACAACAAATGTTGGAAAGTCAACGTTTATTAACCGATTAATTAAAGAATCGACAGGCTATCGTGACGTGATTACTACTTCTTATTTTCCAGGAACGACATTGGGTTTTATTGAAATTCCTTTAGATAACCATTCAGCTCTCATCGATACACCAGGTATTGTAAATAAAGAGCAAATAGCTCATTATATTTCTGGTAAAGACTTAAAGCTGATTACACCAAACAAAGAGATAAAACCTAGAGTTTACCAATTAAATGATGGACAAACTTTGTTTTTTGGCGGATTAGCTCGATTAGATTTTATAAAAGGAGACAAACAGTCCTTTGTCTGTTATTTTTCTAATCAAGTTTCGATACATCGTACAAAATTAGAAAAAGCAGATGAACTATTTGAAAATCATCTCGGTGAACTATTGACGCCTCCATCCATGGAGTCCATCGATCAAATACCACCTATGATTTCGGACACATTTCGAATAGATCCGGGAAAGTATGATATTGTTTTTCCTGGTTTAGGCTGGGTCAGCATCTTAGGTGATGGTGCTACAGTAACTGCGCATCGACCAAAAGGTGTTGCTGTTTCTATTAGGCAATCATTCAACTAG
- a CDS encoding ComEA family DNA-binding protein encodes MYTNKVKRILFIIAIPIAIIVVLLITSGEKDEDEAERKVDVNDQPIDPSLASSTEQEKGVTSSIYVDIKGEVKNPGVYEMDAEERVIDAIETAGGFTNNANESLVNLAQKVHDEMVIDVLPVGDNGTPALTNRQHTDTSKIRINQATVEEIEALNGIGPAKAEAIVQYRDENGHFQQIEDLLEVSGIGEKTLESLEDDIQVP; translated from the coding sequence TTGTACACAAATAAAGTAAAACGTATTCTTTTTATCATTGCTATTCCTATAGCAATCATTGTGGTTCTCCTAATAACGAGTGGCGAAAAAGATGAGGATGAAGCGGAAAGGAAGGTTGATGTGAATGATCAACCAATAGATCCTAGTCTCGCTTCATCTACGGAGCAAGAGAAAGGTGTTACTTCTTCCATATATGTTGATATTAAGGGAGAAGTAAAGAACCCGGGAGTTTATGAGATGGATGCGGAAGAACGTGTCATTGATGCTATTGAAACTGCAGGCGGATTTACAAACAATGCAAATGAGTCTCTTGTGAATTTAGCCCAAAAAGTTCATGATGAAATGGTTATTGATGTATTGCCCGTTGGCGACAATGGAACACCAGCTTTAACAAATAGGCAACATACGGATACTTCTAAAATTAGAATTAATCAAGCTACTGTTGAGGAGATTGAAGCCTTAAATGGAATTGGGCCAGCAAAAGCAGAAGCAATTGTGCAATACCGAGACGAAAATGGTCATTTTCAACAAATTGAAGATTTATTAGAAGTTTCTGGGATTGGCGAGAAAACATTAGAGTCACTTGAAGATGATATTCAAGTACCATAG
- a CDS encoding Na+/H+ antiporter subunit A: MIFAVLIPLLIACFIPALSKLKEKIHTGIFVFFIPFLIFLYFVTFIGNDFTPIMEHYNWIPSLGINFDLYLDGLSLLFVLLISGIGSLVVLYSIYYLDKSERLGHFYVYLLMFMSAMLGVVLSDNIFVLYTFWELTSISSFLLIGYWHFKERSRYGALKSMLITVFGGLSMLGGFILLYVVTGTTSIQQMITQVDFILDSNYLPLILGLLLLGAFTKSAQFPFHIWLPDAMEAPTPVSAYLHSATMVKAGLFLVARFSPIFSGYEAFFIIVSVFGIATLCWGAYMSVRQTDLKAILAFSTISQLGMIMAMLGFGTKAAVFAAVFHILNHATFKGSLFMVAGIVDHETGTRDIRKLGGLATLMPITATLAMFGTFSMAGVPLPFLNGYYSKELFFDASLGLGADFWSQTIPFLAVLGSIFTFVYSMYLFFGTFTGKKHLDKLPKKPHEASIGMLISPIILVVGVITIGLFPNMVNSSFLQHAATAINSSVTYKDVTFWHGFIPPFKMSLAVVGLGTVLFLTRKKWRGVYQVLPGKVSFNHVYDAILNRIGQVSNRITNYYMTGSLRTYMSLILGTMLIVSFLFMFLTDGFAFSTNELADISFIEVAVVGIMIIAAIATIYMNHNVAAILVVGVVGFGVAILFVIYRAPDIALTQLVIETITVALFLLCFYHLPKLRKSSDTPRTKLMNAIISIGFGTLITLVAISSHSSRWFESIANYFVENSKPLGGGYNIVNVILVDFRGLDTLFEIAVLGIAALAIVGLIKYKKNKEAE; encoded by the coding sequence ATGATATTTGCAGTTCTTATTCCACTGCTTATTGCATGCTTTATTCCTGCATTAAGTAAATTAAAAGAAAAAATACATACAGGGATCTTCGTTTTTTTTATACCTTTTTTGATTTTTCTATACTTCGTTACTTTTATAGGTAACGACTTTACTCCAATCATGGAACATTATAACTGGATTCCATCTTTAGGCATTAACTTTGATTTATATTTAGATGGTCTAAGTTTATTATTCGTGCTATTAATTAGCGGAATTGGTTCATTAGTCGTCCTTTACTCCATCTATTATCTTGACAAGTCAGAACGCCTTGGGCATTTTTATGTGTATTTGCTCATGTTTATGAGCGCAATGCTTGGCGTAGTGCTATCGGATAATATATTTGTGCTTTATACGTTTTGGGAATTAACATCGATTTCTTCGTTCTTATTAATTGGGTACTGGCATTTTAAAGAGCGTTCTCGCTATGGTGCATTAAAATCCATGCTCATAACTGTATTTGGCGGGTTAAGTATGCTTGGTGGCTTTATTCTGCTGTACGTCGTTACAGGTACAACAAGCATACAACAAATGATTACCCAAGTAGATTTTATTTTAGATAGCAATTATTTGCCACTCATTCTCGGCTTATTACTATTAGGTGCATTTACAAAATCTGCCCAATTCCCATTTCACATTTGGCTACCTGACGCAATGGAAGCACCAACACCTGTTAGTGCTTATTTACATTCAGCCACCATGGTAAAAGCGGGGCTTTTTCTTGTAGCTCGTTTTTCGCCGATTTTCTCTGGATATGAAGCATTTTTTATTATTGTAAGTGTATTTGGAATTGCAACATTGTGTTGGGGCGCTTATATGTCTGTAAGACAAACAGACTTAAAGGCTATTTTAGCTTTCTCTACCATTAGTCAGCTTGGAATGATCATGGCTATGCTAGGTTTTGGCACAAAAGCAGCCGTTTTTGCAGCTGTTTTCCATATATTAAATCATGCGACATTCAAAGGTAGTCTATTTATGGTAGCTGGGATTGTTGATCATGAAACTGGAACTCGAGATATTCGAAAACTTGGCGGACTGGCTACTTTAATGCCCATTACTGCTACATTAGCCATGTTTGGAACATTTTCTATGGCGGGAGTTCCATTACCATTTCTAAATGGCTATTATAGTAAAGAACTGTTTTTTGATGCATCACTAGGCTTAGGTGCTGACTTTTGGAGTCAAACCATCCCATTTTTAGCAGTTCTAGGTAGTATTTTTACATTTGTCTATTCCATGTATCTGTTCTTCGGGACATTTACTGGTAAAAAACATTTGGATAAACTACCAAAGAAACCACACGAAGCATCTATCGGCATGCTTATATCACCGATCATTCTTGTAGTTGGCGTCATTACAATTGGTTTGTTTCCAAATATGGTTAACTCATCCTTTTTACAGCATGCAGCGACTGCGATCAACAGTTCTGTAACCTATAAAGACGTTACATTTTGGCATGGGTTTATTCCACCTTTTAAAATGTCATTAGCAGTGGTTGGATTAGGTACAGTGTTATTTTTGACTCGAAAAAAATGGCGAGGAGTTTATCAAGTCTTGCCTGGTAAAGTAAGCTTTAACCACGTATATGACGCTATTTTAAATCGAATTGGTCAAGTTTCTAATCGCATTACGAATTACTACATGACTGGTTCATTAAGAACATATATGTCTTTAATTCTTGGCACAATGCTTATTGTTTCGTTTCTATTTATGTTTTTAACAGACGGTTTTGCATTTAGCACGAACGAGTTAGCTGATATTTCATTTATCGAGGTTGCAGTTGTAGGAATTATGATTATTGCAGCAATCGCTACTATTTATATGAATCATAATGTAGCTGCCATCTTAGTAGTCGGAGTGGTTGGTTTCGGTGTGGCTATTCTATTTGTTATTTATCGCGCACCAGATATTGCTCTAACGCAATTAGTTATTGAAACAATTACTGTGGCACTCTTTTTACTTTGCTTTTACCATTTACCGAAGTTGCGCAAATCATCTGACACACCAAGAACAAAACTGATGAATGCAATCATTTCTATCGGGTTTGGAACGTTGATTACCTTAGTGGCAATATCTAGTCATAGTAGTAGGTGGTTCGAATCGATAGCTAATTACTTTGTAGAGAACTCAAAACCATTGGGCGGCGGATATAATATTGTTAACGTAATTTTGGTTGATTTTCGTGGGTTAGATACCTTATTCGAAATCGCTGTGTTAGGTATCGCTGCATTAGCCATCGTCGGCCTTATTAAATATAAAAAGAATAAGGAGGCAGAATAA
- a CDS encoding Na(+)/H(+) antiporter subunit C, with translation MEIITSILAGVLFATAIYNMLQKQLLRIVIGTALLSHGAHILIFTMGKLKTGQPPILTDGIENYTDPLPQALILTSIVISFGVTSLLLVLAYRSTQENGTDNMEELRGNENE, from the coding sequence ATGGAGATTATTACATCTATATTAGCAGGAGTTTTGTTTGCAACTGCCATCTATAATATGTTGCAAAAGCAATTGCTTCGCATCGTTATAGGTACAGCATTACTATCCCACGGAGCCCACATCCTTATTTTTACAATGGGGAAATTAAAAACTGGCCAGCCTCCTATTTTGACAGATGGGATCGAAAATTATACCGATCCGCTACCTCAGGCTTTAATCCTAACGTCTATTGTGATTAGCTTTGGTGTAACCAGTTTACTTTTAGTGTTAGCTTATAGATCGACTCAAGAAAACGGTACGGACAATATGGAAGAATTAAGGGGTAACGAAAATGAGTAA
- the rsfS gene encoding ribosome silencing factor, producing the protein MQNERVVQLAAHACDDKRAENIIALDMNGVSLIADYFLICHGNNERQVQAIARGIKEKMEEHNIPVYRLEGFEQARWILVDVGDVVCHVFHKDERSYYNLERLWGDAVTYSIEMDQDE; encoded by the coding sequence ATGCAAAATGAACGAGTTGTACAATTAGCAGCGCACGCATGTGACGATAAGCGAGCAGAAAATATTATAGCATTGGATATGAACGGTGTTTCTTTAATAGCAGATTATTTTTTAATCTGTCATGGGAATAACGAACGGCAAGTGCAAGCAATTGCGAGGGGAATTAAAGAAAAAATGGAAGAACATAATATCCCTGTTTACCGGCTGGAAGGATTTGAACAAGCTAGGTGGATTCTTGTAGATGTAGGTGACGTAGTTTGTCATGTTTTTCATAAAGATGAAAGAAGCTACTACAATTTGGAGCGCCTGTGGGGGGATGCTGTAACATATTCCATTGAAATGGATCAGGATGAATAG
- a CDS encoding class I SAM-dependent DNA methyltransferase, with translation MVYERMADIYDLFMVNAPYDKWLQLTEQLLEGREIQCIADVGCGTGEITRRLAQVYPHVVGVDYAVDMLSKAERKCRDTGTSIQWVCQDVRSLNGITGLDAVVSFCDVINYITTEQELAHTFQNIYDALSEKGVFLFDVHALSFVMENYMNETFADVTEEASYIWFCLAGEHIGEMYHELTFFSKNEKGTYSRFDEVHHQRTFSVDFYKKLLQQKGFQNIKVYGDFSIKANSVDENTARIFFFAEKSK, from the coding sequence ATGGTGTATGAAAGAATGGCTGACATCTATGACCTATTTATGGTAAACGCTCCATATGATAAATGGTTGCAATTGACAGAGCAACTCTTAGAGGGAAGAGAAATTCAATGTATAGCAGATGTAGGTTGCGGTACAGGGGAGATTACTCGGCGACTTGCGCAAGTTTATCCGCATGTAGTTGGGGTGGACTACGCAGTAGATATGTTGTCAAAGGCAGAAAGAAAGTGTAGAGATACGGGCACATCTATTCAATGGGTTTGTCAAGATGTAAGGTCACTAAACGGCATAACTGGTCTCGATGCCGTTGTTAGTTTTTGTGATGTAATTAACTATATAACAACTGAACAGGAGTTAGCACACACGTTTCAGAATATTTATGATGCGCTTAGTGAAAAAGGAGTTTTTTTATTTGATGTCCACGCATTATCGTTTGTCATGGAAAACTATATGAACGAAACGTTTGCTGATGTTACTGAAGAAGCTAGTTATATCTGGTTTTGTTTAGCGGGGGAACACATTGGTGAGATGTATCATGAGCTAACTTTTTTTTCAAAAAACGAAAAGGGTACTTACTCCCGATTTGATGAAGTTCATCATCAACGTACTTTTTCTGTAGATTTTTATAAAAAATTATTACAGCAAAAAGGCTTCCAAAATATAAAAGTGTATGGGGATTTTTCTATAAAAGCTAATAGTGTTGATGAAAACACAGCTCGAATTTTCTTTTTTGCTGAGAAGAGTAAATGA